From the Quercus lobata isolate SW786 chromosome 6, ValleyOak3.0 Primary Assembly, whole genome shotgun sequence genome, one window contains:
- the LOC115995015 gene encoding RING-H2 finger protein ATL8-like — translation MTRSIIKRTLVGGNGTTTTVTATATATSPPTVVAAPPPEALTVESDFVVILAALLCALICVVGLIAVVRCAWLRRGGTSGSGNGSPPRSLANKGVKKKVLQSLPKYTYGHGGSTKMGVVVGDGVEGGDGDGDGGGSGSGGECAICLGDFVKGEEIRVLPQCGHAFHVGCIDTWLASHSSCPSCRQILVLVNANAARCHKCGQFPANAINTIHDPPQPQPQPQPDRTNFNAAAASSSSSSFINLSIPTFLP, via the coding sequence ATGACTCGGTCTATAATTAAAAGAACTCTGGTTGGAGGAAATGGAACCACAACCACAgtcacagccacagccacagccacatcACCGCCAACGGTGGTGGCAGCTCCGCCTCCTGAAGCTCTGACTGTGGAGTCTGACTTCGTGGTCATACTAGCGGCGCTTCTCTGCGCCCTCATATGCGTGGTGGGTCTCATAGCGGTGGTACGGTGCGCCTGGCTCAGACGCGGCGGCACTAGTGGGAGTGGAAATGGGTCTCCACCGCGAAGTTTGGCGAACAAGGGAGTGAAAAAGAAGGTTTTGCAGTCACTGCCAAAGTACACATACGGCCACGGGGGGTCCACAAAGATGGGAGTAGTAGTTGGAGATGGAGTTGAaggtggagatggagatggagatggaggaggaagtggaagtggagGTGAGTGTGCTATATGTTTGGGTGATTTTGTAAAAGGGGAAGAGATCAGAGTGTTGCCTCAGTGTGGACACGCCTTCCATGTGGGTTGCATAGATACTTGGCTTGCTTCTCACTCTTCTTGCCCATCTTGCCGCCAGATCTTGGTCCTCGTTAATGCTAATGCAGCTAGGTGTCACAAGTGCGGTCAGTTCCCAGCTAATGCTATTAATACTATTCATGACCCTCCTCAGCCTCAGCCTCAGCCTCAGCCTGATCGGACTAATTTTAATGctgctgctgcttcttcttcttcttcttcttttatcaaTCTTAGTATTCCTACTTTCTTGCCTTGA